The genomic stretch ATCGACAAGGGCTTGGCGACGGTGCGCCACGTGCTGCGCAACGTCGGCATCGAGCTGCCGGCGACGCCGGCCCGGGCCAAGACCTCGCTGCTGCTACGCCGTTTGCGCCTGCGGTTGCGGGGGCTGCGCTACCGCCCGCGACTGGCGGAGGAGATCCCCGTCAGCCTGGCGTTGCGCATCGACACCTGCTGGGCGGTGTCGGTGGGATTGGGCCTGGTGGACCCCATCCGCGGCATGGACTTCGGCACCCGCGCTCTGCTGCTGGCGCTGGACTCCGGCGACCTCTACCGCATTGCCCGGTCCTTGGCCATCGAGGTCGGCTATTGCGCTACCGGCGGCAGCCGGCGGCGGCGGCGCACCGAGTACCTGGTGCGCACCTCCATGCGCCTGTCGCAGGAGGTCCAGCGCCCTCACGCTCTTGCTCTCTCCACCCTCACCGCCGGCGTCGCCGCCTACCTGGAAGGATCTTGGTCGCAAGGTCTGGAGCGCCTGGAGCGGGCCGAGGAGTTGCTGCGGGAGCGCTGCACCGGTGTCACCTGGGAGCTCAACACCGCCGTCCTCTTCCAGCTCCGCTGCCGCCTCTTCTTGGGCAGCTACGCCGTCATCGATCGCCGTCTGCCGCGGTTGCTGCGAGAGGTCCAGGAGCGCGGCGACCTTTATGCCGAGACCAATCTGCGCAGCCGCGTCACCTGGGTGGTGTGGCTGGTGCGGGACGAGCCAAGCCTGGCGGAGGAAGAGGTTTCCAGCTCGCTGGAACGCTGGTCCCAGCAGGGCTTCCACCTCCAGCACTATTGGCACATGATCGGTACCGTCGAAGTGGGGCTCTACACCGGCCGCTGTGTCGGCGCCTGGCGAGCCCTGCAACCCTTGTGGCAGCAGCTGGAGAGCTCATTGCTCCTGCGCATCGAGCTGACCCGCCTGGAGGGGCTCCACGTCAAAGCACGCTGTGCCCTGGCTGCGGCGGTTCAGCTCGGTCCCCAGGGCGGGGAGACGACGGCCCTGCTGCGCGCCGTCGCCAAGGCTTTGCGGGCTCTGCGCCGACCCCGGGTCAGCTGGAGCGATGCCCTGGCGGATTTGGTGGAGGCGGGGCTGCTGGCGTTCAAGGGGCGGCGCAGGGCCAGTGCGAAGCTCTTGGAGAGGACCGCTGCCCGTTTGGAAGAGCTGGACATGGTCCTCTTTGCCCTCGCCGCCCGCCGCCGGCTGGGACAGCTGCGGGGCGGAGAGGCAGGCAACCTGGAAGTCGTGGACTGCGACAGCCGGATGGCCGAGGAGGGGATCAAGAACCCCGGCGCCATGGCGGACGTCTTGGCCCCGGGAGGCTGGGTGGAGACCGCCTCTCCATAAACCGGCGCCGCTCGCGGCGTCCTCGTTCTAGCAACCAACGAAATCGAGAGCCCTACGATGACGGATACTTCGCTACACGACCGGCCGGTGCTCAAGATCGTCGGCGACTCCGGCGCTCATCATCAACCTCGACCGCTGGCGACGGCGGAGGAATGGAGGCTGAAGGTTTCCGGTGCCGTGGAGCGTCCGGGAAGCTTCGATCTCGGAGATCTGGGGCGGCTGGCCACCGAGGATCGCCCGGTGCCCATCACCTGCGTCTCCGCCGCCAAGATCACTCCTGACGGCAGGCCGGTGGTCTTCCGCGGCACGCCCTTCGCCGCCGTCGCTCGGGAGGTGGGGGTAGAGTCTCAGGGCGGTGAAGGGGGCAGCGTCTCGACCGATACACTCGAGCTTTCCGGTGTTACCGTGCAGCTCATCAGCCGCGCGCCGGCGACCCTGGGCTCCCGCAGCGAGCGTCACCACACCTTCATGAGCCTCGAAGACTGCCTGGATCCCCAGCAAGGGCTGCTGCTCGCCATCCACCTCGACGGCGAGCCCCTGCCGTACCCCAACGGCGGTCCCCTGCGGGCGGCTTTCGGCCCCGCCTTCTTCTTCTACAAGAGCATCAAATGGCTGGAAGAAATCCGGCTGGTGCGTCAGCCGCTGGAGGACTCCCGGGGCACCTGGGAGGAGTACGCCGGCTACCACGTGCGGGCGCGGGTGGCTCAGGGCGAGCGTTTCGAGCCCCGCATGCACCGCATTCTGGCGGCGGAGGAAGGCAGCGACGGGCTGATCTCCGACACCCTCGAGTTGGTGCCCCGGGAGCGCTGGCAGGAGGTCTTCGAGGAGTGCTGGCGCCGGCGGGATTTCAGCCGCCTCTCCGCCGCTCAGCTGCACAAAATGTTCGGGCCGCTGCCCAAGAGCTTCGTCGGCTGCCGCTTCCACGACGGCCCCTTCCGAGCCAAGCTACGGGGAACCAGCTTCGCCAGCACCGACTTCACCGGCGTCGATCTCGCCGGCTGCAACTTCTCTTTGACCAAATTCACCAACGCCCGCTTCAGTCGCGAGGGTGCTGACCCCGCCGATCTGAGCTGCTGCGATTTCGAGGGCGCCTACTTCAACAACGCCCACCTCCAGGGAGTCTCCATGGCCGGGGCTTCCCTGAGCAACGCCACCTTCTTCGGTCCCCGGGATTTCGACAAACCCACGGACCGGGTGCGCGGCCTCGACGTGCGCGAGGCTCTCCAGCTGGAGCCCCGCACCGCCCAATGGTTGGAGCGCAACGGGGCGCTGGTTTCCTGATCTGACCAAGACACGACCGGGCCGCGAGATCTTCCTCAGACGTCGGCGATCTTCTCCCACGGGAAGTCGGGACGCCCGTAGTGGCCGTAGGCGGCGGTGTCGTAATAGTGCCAGCCCTGGGGCTGGAAGAGCTGCAGGTGCTCGGCGATGAAGGTCGGCGACAGATCGGCGAAGTGCTCGTGCACCCAGGAGGAGAGATCCTTGCCGGTCTCGGTCATCGCGGTGACCATCTCCGGCTGGTGCTTGCCGATGCCGTAGGCGACCTGCACGGTGCATTCCTTGGCGTCGCCGATGCCGTGGGCGACGATGGTCTTGGCGATGTGCCGGCACATGTAGGCGGCGCTGCGGTCCACCTTCGTCGGGTCCTTGCCCGAGTAGGCGCCTCCGCCCACCGGCACCCGCGGGCCGTAGGCGTCCACCACGATCTTGCGACCCACTACCCCGGCGTCGCCGGTGGGGCCGCCGATGACGAAGCGGCCGGTGCCGTTGATGGTCACTCGATCCACCGGCACGTCGCCCACCACCGGCTTCACCACTCGATCCATGAGGGTGAGGATGATCTCCTCGGTGCCCACTTCCTCGGTGTGCTGGGCGGCGACGATGACGCTGCCGACCTCGCCGTTGGCATCCAGGGAGACCTGCGTCTTGCAGTCGGCCCGCAGCCACGGAATGGTCTTCTCGACGCGGTGGTCGTGGAGGCTGCGGCAGAGATTGCGCGCCAGCAGCCACTCCTGGGGCACCATCTCCTCGTTCTCGGAGGTGGCGTAGCCGACCATCACGCCCTGGTCGCCGGCGCCGCCGGCGTCGGTGCCGGTCCCGGCGCCGTGGGCGATGTCCACCGATTGGGCGCGGATGTGGTCGATGACCGTCAGGTCTTCCGGATTGTCGCTATAGCCCAGCTCGGACCAGACGTGCCGCGCCAGGGTAACGACATCCACCCGGCTGCGCACCCGCTCCGGTAGCTTGACCTCGCCGGAGATGATCAGCAGGTTGTCCTTGGCCAAGCATTCGATGGCGGTACGGATGGTTGGCAGGCTCTCCGGCTTCTCGGCGCCGAATTCCAGCACCTGGTCGAGAATGCGGTCCGCCACCTGGTCGCAGAACTTATCGGGATGGCCTGCGGCGACGTGTTCCGCAGTCCGGGCAATGCCATGGCTCATTTGAAACCTCCTGCTCGCACTGGCTTTCTACTCACACTGGCCTCCTGCTCAAACTGGCGATCTTGGGGCCGTGCTCCAGCGCCGGGCGGGTGCAGAGCATCTCCTCGGCGAGAGGCAGAGGAAGGGGAGTTGGATATTCGGGGTGCGGGAACACAACCCCGCACAGCTTCAAAGATGGGGATCTTAGCACAGGGTCAAGAGGTGGCTGAGGGCTGTACCAGAAGGCCTTTGAGAGGGATCGACCCTCACCACG from Acidobacteriota bacterium encodes the following:
- the metK gene encoding methionine adenosyltransferase; the encoded protein is MSHGIARTAEHVAAGHPDKFCDQVADRILDQVLEFGAEKPESLPTIRTAIECLAKDNLLIISGEVKLPERVRSRVDVVTLARHVWSELGYSDNPEDLTVIDHIRAQSVDIAHGAGTGTDAGGAGDQGVMVGYATSENEEMVPQEWLLARNLCRSLHDHRVEKTIPWLRADCKTQVSLDANGEVGSVIVAAQHTEEVGTEEIILTLMDRVVKPVVGDVPVDRVTINGTGRFVIGGPTGDAGVVGRKIVVDAYGPRVPVGGGAYSGKDPTKVDRSAAYMCRHIAKTIVAHGIGDAKECTVQVAYGIGKHQPEMVTAMTETGKDLSSWVHEHFADLSPTFIAEHLQLFQPQGWHYYDTAAYGHYGRPDFPWEKIADV
- a CDS encoding molybdopterin-dependent oxidoreductase codes for the protein MTDTSLHDRPVLKIVGDSGAHHQPRPLATAEEWRLKVSGAVERPGSFDLGDLGRLATEDRPVPITCVSAAKITPDGRPVVFRGTPFAAVAREVGVESQGGEGGSVSTDTLELSGVTVQLISRAPATLGSRSERHHTFMSLEDCLDPQQGLLLAIHLDGEPLPYPNGGPLRAAFGPAFFFYKSIKWLEEIRLVRQPLEDSRGTWEEYAGYHVRARVAQGERFEPRMHRILAAEEGSDGLISDTLELVPRERWQEVFEECWRRRDFSRLSAAQLHKMFGPLPKSFVGCRFHDGPFRAKLRGTSFASTDFTGVDLAGCNFSLTKFTNARFSREGADPADLSCCDFEGAYFNNAHLQGVSMAGASLSNATFFGPRDFDKPTDRVRGLDVREALQLEPRTAQWLERNGALVS